The following DNA comes from Lentibacillus sp. Marseille-P4043.
CTTAAGCAACGTCAGCCCTACCTGCTCTAACGTCCTTGCGACCCCTTAGTCGCGCCAGTGTGAATAAGCATCTGCAAAAACATGACGTAGAATGCCAGAAATACTTATTTGTTACTTCATTTCGTTAACTAATCTATATTCTCATGATTTTGCAGTTTTGTCAACAACCAACGAAAAAATGACCGGTTAATAGATTTTCTCTTCTATGATTTCATGATTTTTATCCAAAATAATTACTTTGCTAGGTTTGTTACTTTTAGCCAATTGTTCTGCTTTTTCTATGGCATCATCTTTTGCAATGTATTCATCTGTTGGTGCCACATCCTCTAACTTAACATACCAACCTGTAACATCTTTGTTTGGTGCAACACTAAATTTCTTCACTGTAAAACTCCTTTATATCTATGTTATTTATCTTTTCCCAGTGATTGCTATAATGAAACTATCAATTATAAATAAAAGGAGATTTGTTATGCAGACTAGAAATGTAAAAGGGGCAATCGATCAAGAAACTCGATGCCGCCATTATCATGGGAAGAATGATCGGATTGCTATAAAATTTTATTGCTGTGGGGAGTATTATGCTTGTTATAAATGCCATGCTGAACATGGTTGTGGCAATACGAAAGTCTGGCCGAGGGAAAAATTTGATCAAGCGGCAATTTTATGCGGATCTTGTGGGACAGAGCTGACAATTAATGCTTATTTAAATAGTGGTGCGTCTTGTCCAAAATGTGATGCGAATTTCAATCCTGGCTGTTCGCTGCACCATCATTTATATTTTCAAAAGTAATTATTTCAACTTTCGCAGCAATAAAATAGGATCAAACAGTTAGCTGAGGCAAACTTGTAACGTTCTAATGCGAAGAACTAAGAAACTTTCCTCGCCGTTCCGGAAATACACTACGCTTTCCGCGGGCGGCTGCTGAGCCTCCTCAAGCTATCGCTTTCCGGGGTCTCACCTAGGCCTCTCTTCCCGCAGGAGTCTCCGTGTATTTCCTCCACTGGTATTGCATTTACGACCATTAGCCGTAGTGGTAATTGTTCTATAAGTATCCTACCATTTCACTAGTCCGGGTGAGTGAAGGATGGTGACTCCTCGAAAAAGAAAGACACTTTTTCTCACGAAGATGTATCGCTGACGTAGCCTTCCTTGTCCTGCGGGAACAATGGTTTTCGGTGGGGCGAGTTAGCGCAGCCCCAGCACGTGTCCGAAGACCCCGCAGGAAGTGGTTTGAAAAGGAGGGTCGACTAAAACCGTCCTTTGCGGACAACGTCGACATACCCCTCGCCGGGGCAAGGAGGCTGAGGCCGTGCCCGCGGAAAGCATCCACCCGGAGCGATCCCGGACGGCGGCAAATGCGCGTACTTATAAAA
Coding sequences within:
- a CDS encoding DUF2188 domain-containing protein, which codes for MKKFSVAPNKDVTGWYVKLEDVAPTDEYIAKDDAIEKAEQLAKSNKPSKVIILDKNHEIIEEKIY
- a CDS encoding CHY zinc finger protein, with amino-acid sequence MQTRNVKGAIDQETRCRHYHGKNDRIAIKFYCCGEYYACYKCHAEHGCGNTKVWPREKFDQAAILCGSCGTELTINAYLNSGASCPKCDANFNPGCSLHHHLYFQK